One Calditrichia bacterium DNA window includes the following coding sequences:
- a CDS encoding NAD(P)-dependent alcohol dehydrogenase — translation MAAPSRRRMGTGSLEIIKPTILIAQIYSRYSPAMKALAFHSYGSPEVLAIEEVLDPKPAERQILVQVHAAAINPKDILVRKGKFRRFTGKHFPQFSGYDLAGEVIALGENVQEFIIGEPVFAMLNGWIGGACAQFASVPVGEAAPMPPGITFEEAASVPLAALTALQALRDEGKLRAGQEVCINGASGGVGVFAVQIAKILGARVTAVCSHRNIEMVQQLGADATIDYTRRDVLETAQNCDIFFDVFGNKSFSGAKSLLKKRGKYITTVPKLRNFVDAFFSTFRRKTARVVLVKSNRADLELIAEWLIAGKLKPVIDRVYPLTAAAEAHRYIETKRARGKVVLTIES, via the coding sequence TTGGCTGCGCCATCGCGCCGGCGCATGGGAACAGGTTCGCTGGAAATAATCAAACCTACTATTTTGATAGCTCAAATTTATTCGCGATATTCTCCTGCCATGAAAGCGCTCGCATTCCACAGTTACGGCTCGCCGGAGGTTTTGGCAATCGAAGAAGTTCTCGATCCCAAACCGGCTGAGCGACAGATCCTTGTTCAGGTGCACGCCGCCGCGATTAATCCGAAAGATATTTTGGTGCGAAAAGGCAAATTTCGCCGGTTCACCGGGAAGCATTTTCCCCAATTTTCCGGTTATGATTTAGCCGGAGAAGTGATTGCTTTGGGCGAAAATGTTCAGGAATTTATCATCGGAGAACCGGTTTTTGCGATGCTGAACGGCTGGATTGGCGGCGCATGTGCCCAATTTGCCAGCGTTCCGGTGGGCGAAGCCGCGCCGATGCCGCCCGGCATCACTTTTGAGGAAGCCGCATCTGTTCCGCTGGCGGCGTTAACGGCCTTGCAAGCGCTCCGCGATGAGGGTAAATTACGCGCCGGTCAGGAAGTTTGCATCAACGGCGCATCCGGCGGTGTGGGTGTTTTTGCGGTGCAAATTGCCAAAATTTTGGGTGCGCGGGTGACTGCTGTGTGCAGCCATCGCAATATTGAAATGGTACAGCAACTCGGCGCAGATGCAACCATCGATTACACTCGGCGCGATGTGCTGGAAACCGCCCAAAACTGCGATATTTTTTTTGACGTGTTCGGCAACAAATCGTTTTCCGGCGCGAAATCGCTGCTCAAAAAGCGGGGAAAATACATTACTACCGTTCCAAAATTGCGCAATTTTGTGGATGCGTTTTTCTCAACATTCAGGCGAAAAACCGCGCGGGTGGTTCTCGTAAAATCCAATCGCGCCGATCTGGAATTGATTGCCGAATGGCTGATTGCCGGAAAATTGAAACCGGTGATCGATCGCGTGTATCCGCTAACGGCGGCGGCAGAGGCGCATCGCTACATCGAAACCAAACGTGCCCGCGGAAAAGTGGTGCTGACAATCGAATCGTAA
- a CDS encoding DNA internalization-related competence protein ComEC/Rec2, translating to MVQFAPGKAPFLLIGSALAIGIALQKMVDFPDWLPVSLTLALILAIAALLRKNASAQLRFALLAMLFCALGMWRFSHWETQDLQHAYLDHLPLKPQHITGTVESLQFGKRLKAVIALESLQNGEYFAEIGGRMIAYLPEGFSDVRPGQRIRLSGATLNPLPPLRNPGQFDYGSYLQSRGITAISYIRSADQMQIPDSTVAFSLENRLFFPLRMSLSRAIERYFSPDIAGILKALLLGVRDDVNRDIREDFQNAGVIHVLAISGLHVGFVVLFIFWLLKYVPVYFKYRNWLTILLLIAYMLLTGANPPVVRATTMAVIIYLGKNVERTGNMPNYLFAAASIILMVQPQQLFWIGFQLSFSAVAAIIYFLPKLQLLFEPLLERIDSATAQQRIRKYLILPYCASFAAQIGVVPLGMFYFQKFSLISFAINPPVILATGGAVLTGFVFLIFQSIVAPIAAIIAFLLEHLMWGIVQSVHFAANFPFAHFDVLGFSIAGIAAYFCAIFLLFHFKNVRFRRVFAGGIAGTLSLSVLFSMQIPALDALMLDVGQGDATLLRTAQRQTLLIDAGPATDEWSSADFAIIPAMQHLGESRLRGLFITHPHLDHYGGAFRLLDFATIDTVYLPPLPLASEMDSLLQRFRENQIPVRTLRSGDVLDIDAETKIFVLAPDAALANYATASGKNVNNGSLVLLVKHRESTMLFTGDAEAEAEIAVRKWGKLLRCDVLKVGHHGSKTSSTPGLLSLVKPEFATISAGKFNRFGHPDSVIIRRLNAIHSNVFRTDLQQAIWLRHRAGAWEQVRWK from the coding sequence ATGGTTCAGTTTGCACCCGGAAAAGCACCGTTTTTGCTAATCGGCAGTGCGCTGGCAATTGGCATTGCCCTCCAGAAAATGGTGGATTTTCCCGATTGGCTGCCCGTTTCGCTAACGCTGGCGCTCATCTTGGCGATTGCTGCGCTGCTCCGGAAAAATGCATCTGCACAGCTCCGTTTTGCATTGCTCGCGATGCTGTTTTGCGCGCTCGGCATGTGGCGATTTTCCCATTGGGAAACACAAGACCTGCAACATGCTTATCTCGATCATTTACCGTTGAAACCGCAGCACATCACCGGAACAGTGGAGAGCCTGCAGTTTGGCAAACGGCTGAAAGCGGTGATTGCATTGGAATCGCTGCAAAACGGCGAGTATTTCGCAGAAATTGGCGGGCGAATGATCGCCTATTTGCCGGAAGGATTTTCCGATGTCCGTCCCGGGCAGCGCATCCGGTTGAGCGGCGCAACACTCAATCCGCTGCCGCCGCTGCGCAATCCCGGGCAATTTGATTACGGTAGCTATTTGCAATCGCGCGGGATTACGGCAATCAGCTACATTCGTTCCGCCGATCAAATGCAGATTCCCGATTCAACCGTTGCTTTTTCGCTGGAAAACCGGCTGTTTTTTCCACTGCGAATGTCGTTGAGCCGCGCCATCGAACGCTATTTTTCGCCGGATATCGCCGGTATTTTGAAAGCGCTGCTGCTCGGCGTCCGTGACGATGTGAATCGGGACATCCGCGAAGATTTCCAGAATGCCGGTGTAATTCATGTGCTGGCAATCAGCGGTTTGCACGTCGGTTTTGTGGTGCTGTTCATTTTTTGGCTGTTAAAATATGTGCCGGTTTATTTCAAATATCGCAATTGGCTAACCATATTGTTATTAATTGCTTACATGCTGTTAACAGGTGCCAATCCGCCGGTTGTTCGCGCCACAACGATGGCGGTTATCATTTACCTCGGGAAAAATGTGGAGCGAACCGGCAACATGCCCAATTACCTGTTTGCAGCGGCGAGCATCATTTTAATGGTCCAGCCGCAACAGCTATTTTGGATCGGCTTTCAACTGTCTTTTTCTGCGGTTGCCGCGATTATTTATTTTCTGCCAAAACTGCAATTGCTGTTCGAACCGCTGCTGGAGCGCATCGACAGCGCAACAGCTCAGCAACGCATCCGCAAGTATCTGATTTTGCCGTATTGCGCGTCTTTCGCGGCACAAATTGGCGTGGTTCCGCTGGGTATGTTTTATTTCCAAAAATTCAGTTTGATCTCATTTGCGATCAATCCGCCGGTGATTTTGGCGACAGGCGGCGCCGTACTGACGGGATTTGTATTCCTCATTTTTCAATCGATTGTTGCACCAATTGCGGCGATCATCGCATTTCTGCTGGAGCATTTGATGTGGGGAATTGTCCAATCCGTGCATTTCGCGGCAAATTTTCCGTTTGCCCATTTTGATGTTTTGGGCTTTAGTATCGCCGGAATTGCCGCATATTTTTGCGCCATTTTCCTGCTGTTTCACTTCAAAAATGTGCGGTTTCGTCGGGTGTTTGCGGGCGGAATTGCCGGAACGCTTTCGCTGAGCGTGCTGTTTTCGATGCAAATTCCGGCACTGGACGCGCTAATGCTGGATGTCGGGCAGGGCGATGCCACATTGCTCCGAACGGCGCAACGACAAACACTGCTCATCGATGCAGGACCTGCAACGGACGAGTGGAGTTCGGCGGATTTTGCCATTATTCCGGCGATGCAGCATCTCGGCGAATCGCGGCTGCGCGGGCTGTTCATCACCCATCCGCATCTCGATCACTACGGCGGCGCATTCCGGTTGCTCGATTTTGCGACCATCGACACGGTGTATTTGCCACCGCTGCCACTGGCATCAGAAATGGATTCGCTACTGCAACGCTTTCGCGAAAACCAGATTCCGGTTCGCACGCTGCGCAGCGGCGATGTGCTCGACATCGATGCCGAAACCAAGATTTTTGTGCTCGCGCCCGATGCTGCGTTGGCGAATTACGCCACTGCCAGCGGTAAAAATGTGAACAACGGCTCGCTGGTGCTGCTCGTCAAACATCGCGAATCCACGATGCTATTCACTGGTGATGCGGAAGCGGAAGCGGAAATCGCGGTGCGCAAATGGGGAAAATTGCTCCGTTGCGATGTGTTGAAAGTGGGGCATCACGGCAGTAAAACATCCAGCACACCGGGTTTACTCAGCCTCGTAAAACCAGAATTTGCAACTATTTCCGCCGGGAAGTTTAACCGCTTCGGGCACCCGGATTCGGTTATTATTCGACGGCTGAACGCCATTCACAGCAACGTTTTCCGTACCGATTTACAGCAAGCTATTTGGCTGCGCCATCGCGCCGGCGCATGGGAACAGGTTCGCTGGAAATAA